Part of the Impatiens glandulifera chromosome 8, dImpGla2.1, whole genome shotgun sequence genome is shown below.
AttagcaacccgggtagacaacattgggaagaagtaaagtggatactacgatacttaagaggaagtacgagtCTCGTTTTGTGTTTTAAagagtctaatatgggtttagaaggataggttgatgctgacaatggtggtaatgttgatagtaggaagagcacaacaaggtacatttatactctgggaggtactgcaattagttgagtttcaaaattacagaagattgttgctctttctagttatgaggcagagtatgttgctgtgatagaggctgctaaggagatgatgtggttataACCTATTTTATGAGAATtaggtcaagactacgagggaagtgtgttgcgatgtgacagtcagagtgccattcatttggcaaagaatcctgtttatcatggaaggacgaagcatatacaggttcgttatcatttcatccggccagctttagaagatggagtattaactcttgagaagattctcgGGAGTAAGAATTCAGATGATATGTTGATGAAAAGCTGTGACAAAtaagaaactgaagttgtgtgtaacttcagttggtcttcttcattAAGACAACGGATGGAAAGCCGtcaccgatcgagagatgatgaagttagtctccaagttgagattgttgagttatggagcctatacttttaataaactctacaagtgttaattagagtttattgggtttgtattcggttttgggcttgggcttgaccaagagttatttaggtttattacatgaatttttaccctataaatatatgattattaagggtttataaAGTGAAGActtaattctagagagataaagtatGAGGCacaaactctgtattccttcttcttcttcatagtgaaatctggtggtggttgaagtggacgtagctcaatttgagtgaacaactataaatctgtgtcttcttgtgttcttctttcttgcatttttatagattgtttcaacctggtcggatttgggagatacaaatcctaacaggGAAAACAAGACACGACACGACACATGCCAACAGGTCGAACTGGGCCGATATATTTTATTGTTCGACATAGTGAGCACGACACAATTAGCATAAGGCGCGGCACGACATATCACGTATCACTATTTAGCCGGTGCCGATCTCTACTCAAGATGGACatcttgaaaaataatattagatgAGAGATGTTTAAATGCTGAAAACTttagagttttaaaaaatatatatgattcaaAGTCGATCTTCTTTCTTTTAAGTTCCATGTTTTAGAGGAATTTTCAAAGATTTTGTCTCTCCAATCCAACATTTTTTGAACaacttttgaattattttatactattctTTGATTATCTTCATTAGTTCATTTTTATCATCTAAAAATTGAGTATtagttgtatatataaaatgattcaTTCATTTTCTTAGAATTCTTCCACCAATCCAATACCATAAAATTTGGAAACATTGATCTTTGTTGTGTCCTTTCATCATGTAAACATACTACATTCTTATTGATTTGAGGTCATCATTAAAATTTCTTGCCTTCTTGAAGTTTCTTCCACTTGGATTTCTAATGAACATGGATAAATGTTGCTTTAACATTCTAAAAGTTGATTTATGTTTTCTTCtacacatttaaaaatattgtgtatattttgtaaattgttgATTAGAGATCAATCATTATAATTGAATCCTTGATGTTCTTAAAGGAATCACCCAgatctttttatttaatgtagGTATTTTTCCTCAgttgatattgtgttgggaCATTATTGTATTCATAACAAACTTTGATCTCACCCCATAATACATACGAAGTTACACTACTCTTAAAGGGTACATTATTCTTTATGTCGATTGTGTTCATTATCCATGTTCTTACTGTTACATTAACCATCCTCCAAAGTATTGTGTTTTAAGGCCCTCAAGAATCTTGCAAGAACCATTTACGAAGCATGTCTTCATTTTTGATAGTAGACCAAGTTGAATACTAGTACTCCATTTAAAGTAGTTTAGTCGAATTAGAATCGTTGATGTGAGAATAATTGACTCTCCTTCATGTAGATATAGATAATTATTCAGATCGCATTTTCTTTTCTACCATATGTCCTTGATAGCTAAAATCGTGTTAATTTTCATTCGAATTGGGTTAGGGTTCTGACTAATTGATTCTTCGACAACAACTTctacctaaaaaaaataatcgatAAATCTTAAAACTGATTAGCTATTGAGCTATTCTCACAATATAGAGTGAAACTTCCCAATAAGTTAGAGATGGTTTATTCATTAATTGagattattattgtataatatatgcAATATTATGTTTTCTCTAATTTGGGTATAACCATTTTTGAATAAGTCTACTCAACTTACTCggttatttgataaatttttgtaatttttcattttgtttgacCATTggttcactagtaaaaaaaggtaTATGGAGACCATCTCCACCGATTGGTTGTAACACCAATcgatattattagaatattacCGATTGATATTAAATCCAATCGATATTATGCTAATAATACTAGCATAATACTGATGGGTGTTATAACCAATCAGTAAAAGTCCTTATATAATCATGAAAACCAATCGTTATAGCCCCTAAAACCCCACGAAAAAAGGGCGGCAATTTTGCCACATTTATCAAGTAATTGTACCGATTGGTTTGAAAACGAATCGGTAAAAGCCATTTAATTATCTTCTCTCTACTTTTACCAGATCAGGGCCTTAGCTCTTGTCGTCACTACCTTCTTCCTCACTAGACTCTTCGATAAATCATCTTTCTCATCTTGCAACTCTAATTTCTCCGATTTATCAAATGAAGAACGTCGTCACGCGGTTCATTTTTCTGATGGAGGATCTCTCTCTTGGCCGGAAAGAGGATATAGTTCCGATCTCTCACTCAAAATATACATTTACTATGAGAACTAAATTGATGGTTTAGGAGTTCTAATGCGCGACCGCAATGTCAAGATCTCTGATGATGCTTGTGTCAAAGGTCAATGTGGAACTatagtgaattttttttctatgtttttgttATCAAATAGTTTCTGATGCATCTTAAATTAGTCTTAGTGCTGTTTATTCATTCCTTGATTTCTCTTTCAAAATCAAGGCATAGAACAAGAATTAAAGAGGAGGCAGATCTTTTCTTTGTTCCGAGTTGTgctaaatattttcttatgatGGGTGGTTTAACTGATAAAGAGATCAACCGGACTTATGTGAAGGTGATTCATACTTATTTTCTATAGATTTAGGTCAATTATAGTTCATTTTCTTTACAATTGATCATTATTTTACTATCAAGTATTGAGTCGAGTTCCATTTTCAGTCTATCTAGGGCCACAATCATATCTTCATTTTTCCAAGGTAccataatttaattgttttgattcaTCTCTTACAAACGCATTTACAATACCAATCGTTGCTTAATTCAAGTTGTTAAAACTAATGTTGATTCTTTTCTTATTCATTGATAGTGGTGCTGAGTCTCACTTGTTTAGACCGGTGCTACATACTTAAATTGCTCTATAATACTCACTCTGGAGGtaaatcaaatataatgttGGTTCGATCTTGTAAATATGAACCAATTATTGTCCATCCTTGTTATTGGTTGTGTTAATCATTTTAAAGTTAATGGAATAAAAATCGGGCCTTGAAATGACCTAATTCGAAAAATCCcaaattttaatctaaaaatagTTTCTAAAAACTGATAGTTGTAGAGATCGATTAATCATGATTAGACTTAAGAcatttgttcttcatgatcatattaATCATCTGCAACTTACAGATTATGTTTCCATGATCAGTATCAAAAGTTATAGAAACTGCAattttggaccaattcaagaacattCGGTTCCCAACAACCGAGTCTTGTAGGACCGGTACTAAGAAAAAGGATCAAGCATCTTCGCTTCGGAACAAGAccaaggaccggtgttcttgagttaggaccgagacctaggaccgatatttttgagttaggaccaagactcaagactagtgttcttgagcaaggactGAGGAATCCGACCGAGGTTTCTAACCTATGACTGCGATatttgacctaggaccgagcctccaGACCACCCTGGTCAAGACCGAGCCCGTTCGAGCCCAAATCACCAAAACCAAACCCCCAGCCCTTATGACTCCGGTCATAAGGCATGTTTGTttccaattttcaaaatctaattttttttaattttgaactctaatccattttcaaataattccaaaaggttagaaaatgatatttaaataattttaagatatttcctaaaccaatattttgtctAAGTCCcagtttggaatttatttttaaattctaacatttttctgatatttttcagggttTTTACTCAGTATTATATCAATGCAATCGCAAGTATgctcttttaaataattctgtacaattatttacgcaatCTAAACCTATCATTGTTTAGGACCCCATACTACtaattcaagaaaataaatgttatgaataaattttataatagccagcctttatttattttaaatttaaaaccgTCATTTGATGGGTGCGAATGACATAACGCGAAAACTCTTTCACGAGTGTAGCCAAAAATCAAACCCTTATAGAACTCTGGtataaaatacgtttatacatgtATACCTTTGTACtgttttttctaaaatcatttggcgactttgtttttcaaataaataatcttttaattagttatgtttgattaatttaaaatgggGGCTTTGGTAAATTGTTATTTATCCCCTAAATTATtagagtttgaaaaaataataattttataattaatttcaaaaagcTCCAAAGTATTTtctaaattcttttaaaataatattttttttaaaacaaagatTATCTGTCACGCAAATCAATGTTAaaacgcatcgaacctcgagtCACCCTgtgatattttctttattttgccACGTTTTGACCGAACACGTACTAAGCTACGGGGAGCAATTTGTGGGAGAATAACTCCATGAATGAGGATCCTATcaatatagaaaaaaatgtcCATTTTTCTCGATCAATGGATCTCTATTTgggttacaaaaataaattcaatattttaaatagaatcaaaatcaataactaTGAAGTGAAGTCAACTTCTAACTTCACTCTTTTCATTAACATTTGCATCAAAATCAAATACTAATAACTAATTATAACTTTTCTCATttgtttcattaattttaagtttatgtatATCAATCTTGATTACAAATATTAGTTTTTCTAATTATTCTCATGGATTTGTTTCGACATTTGATCTCAACTTCATTAGATAAACCCATTAGATAATCAACTTCTAGACTGTAAATTCTCATAGTCAAAAGATGTGATTTTGAACAACATTTTATTTcatctatattattttaagccTTTCATTATTTCAAGCCACCCATAATTTCAAGCTAAGGAAGgctttaataatatgttttacaGGTAGTTTGATGTAAGTTATTTATcgatttttatctaaattttttatatcatataatatttatttttactattcaaatcacttaattcattaactaaaatacttttattttatttctataaaatttaaattttaaattaaaaaaaggtttattcaacaaattaaaaattcaaataacctatCCTTTAaaccaacattttttttaataaaaattcaattaaaactcTCAAACAgccaacataaaaaaaaaaacctaaagaGAAAATCGAATAAATGATGAATGTAATGAAaaggaaattaaataattaatgtacACACTcaaatacttatatattaagCTCGAAACAAACATAGGCccttttcaatttatttagGCATCATATATTATCCACAAATAAGATAATACTCACTTTTAGGCAATACAATCCAAACAcggtcttattttatttataagcttccttagttaattaattaattgccaaggctaattaattaattcattaattattaagatGATGAGTCTCGATATCCTTTGTCACGGCAATACATATGTCCAACATTAAGGTGGGATCCTCTACATCCTCATTCAATTTTTCATATTCTACTGTCCACGTCACCAGGTTATTCTCTCCGTGGGTGTCCACGTGGACAGTGAATATGAATATCTTGTACAACTCCAACAGGTCACCCTCGATAACATTAAAGGTCACTGATTTCTTCACTTCATCTATTGCTTCAATTCTCTCCTTTGCCACCTTCTCCTTTCCATCTAACAAAAATATAGTAACAAATTGGTTTTGTTATAGTGAAGAAATTATTCATATCCATGGATGAATATGAATTATaactaaagtaaaaaaaattaattttcatggTTCAAATATTAGTAAGATctcaaaataatagtaaaacataacaaaaacataagTTAGGTATgtgattaatttgtttttagtctcaattctataataaattataaatgagttATTAATACTTACCATGAGTGTAATTCCAGATAATGACGGACCCAATAGTTCCCCAATCGCCCTCGTGAAGATCCACATTCTGGACGTTAGTCGGAGACATCTTGGAGATGTGATGAGGCTTAAACCGAAAAAGTTCATGAAACACATCTCCATCCGACTTAATCTCCACTTGTTTGACGAGTTTTGATAATCCAAGATGTGCCATGATCGATGGATTTATTATCTCTAAATGTTGATAGTGTAGTGAAATTGGTTGGTTCTTTTTGGGCATGAGTGGTGATTTATACAAATTGATGTCAACCACTCaaatagtaatattttaaaataatattaaagagatTTGAAGAAAATTAAAACCAATAATTTGaacaaactaattaatttgGTAGGTATAATTTCATTtccatattaaaaatatggatagCAGATATAAACTCCatctatatttaatttagttttaaatatatctctatatataattttgctTAAAATTGctcatttaacatttatttttgagGTTATTTCAAAGTAACGATCGAAATTTAAACTCttttaataactaatttaaaactattaattatttaatcgcCTAATTTTGAgcttattttaactaataaactTATTCCgtcttcaaatcaaattatattcattttcattcttAATCCATTCTCACTAAAATATTACCGTCATTTTAGTGTAAAACCCATCTAACCGGTCGATTCAAGCATATTACGAGTTTTGTATTACGATATAATatctttatcatattatttatattttaactatatgatTATCGAACATCTTCCAAATCTTCAACATCAATATTCCTTATTACATAAAGATGATTTTAGGGgcacaacacaaacacacaatatCTCAATATGGAAGAGACGAATGACAACATCGTCGTCGCTTTAATCTGCAACATCGTTGTCCGAAAATTAAACAGAATCGATCCGTCAtcgtttgaaaatttaacaagAATGTTTTTCGTATTAgaatttagaaaaagaaaaaatagatataaCACATGTCAGTGTGCATATTTTCAAtacaaattaacatttttataacaattttaatggttttaaatatttagaatataaatatgaacaaaaataaatatataaagaataatttcaaacaaaaataattataaaaaaattattttaaaccaaaataaatgtaaaaacaataatttaaaataagataatgtaAGTGATtgtaaacttatatatataaatatatatatatatatatatatatatatatatttatatatatatatatatatatatatatttaaaaatactaaatttgacTGTGTAatttctaaactaaaaaaaacatactaaattatttctattttcgttttttttttcttattacaaaattaaatggattttcttatatttataatttttgtttctaaataatCTACTCAtagatttataataaactataaatggATTTTCTTATAATAGATAAACCCAGATAAAAAATAGTGACCATGACAATTATTTCTACTGCTATCATTCATGCTTCCGTAcgttctattattttattaatgtgcTCATAAATTATTTGGTCGGTTGTTCCCCAAGGAGTggttgaaaattaatatatagttatatcatatataggaaaaattatttaattcggaaatcttattttctttcttatataattagacataaaaatgtatatatgcCCCCAGTGAGAAATATTAACCGGCATTAGTAACAAgcttataaatgaattattaaactTCTTCCTCTAAGATTAGAAAACATTAGAAAGGGACCCTGAGAAATTATGAACTTTATCTTGGAAGGATTTTTTTTAGAGGGACATGTGTTTGAAAAATTTATGATCATGAAGACATGTGTTTGGGTCTAGTAAATTGTATTGGATGACATGCAAGTTATTACATGCACATGTTCTTTTTGGGAAAATATGACGAAATGATCATAAATATGCATGTATTTGCATGGTGacctaataatttttatttctcttgtcaccattttatttttttttccgcgaagagaatttttttatataaatatttaatttttttaatttcgctattttctttctctctcttttctctcttctctcttttctcccTCTTTTCGCGACGGCACGGCGGTGGCGGAACCACGGCggaaccctaaacctaaacgaACACATTATACAGATCGACGACGAAAATCCGTTCTAATATCAGGTGATTGGAtcgatttatgttttattttcattatgttcatcttcaaacctAAACCATGAGGGTTTCTTATTGTTTATCGTGGTTGTTCAACTTGTCGATGATGAAGTTGATGATGCTCTGATTCAGTtctgtttcagggaagattcattTGATTCTCGCGATTCACTTTTCGCGAAGGAattctcgtttcgcgaagggcttcccGTTTCGTGAAGGACTTCCCGTTTCATGAAGGGCTTCACGTTTATGTTTCGCGAAGGGCCTTCACGTTTCGCGAGATTTTCTTAAATCTCGATCCTTCGTTCTTTCTTTGAGATTTTCTTTAATTGGGTTGTTCACTTTCAACGCGCAACTCTTTCGATAGATGTTCTTCTTGATTGAACATTTAGGTAGTTTACGCTCTTCTTTTCTTCAATTATGTTGATCGATTTCCTTTTTTCCATCTTTCAGGAAACCCAGCGACTCCTTAGTGAACCATGTATACCCTTTCCTTTCTCTATCAAACTTGCAAATTCATGTTTGATTGTGCATCCATTCACAATTGGGTGACGATTGATTAAGGGTGTACAttatagttaattttcttatatcTTCTTGTTTTCACATATTGTTCAGCACCTGGTATTAGTACGTCCCCATTAGAAGAGAATATGCATTACTTTAATGTTATGATTCTTGGACCTTCTCAGGCTCCATATCAAGGTAAGAAAGTTCATTAATTTAGAGGTAtctgataagataaaatttttgataaaatttttcaCAAAGTTTTGATAGATAAAATTTTTCGcaaaatttttcaaagtctTTTCCAAAACATTCTCTCAAAACAACAAACTCTTTAAAAGACCACCGgacgcatggttttgaatattttaaataaaataaataaaaagggagaaattgttagataaaattgaccggttaataagaacttaacaaaacaaacttattgtgcaggaacggtcaagaacttcgaacggtcaagaattccaaccggtcaagaaatcaAGTCGGCTAGGAGAAGCAATGTCAAATCTAAAACCTAAAGTGATCCGGTTAAACTGAACAACCTGTCAACATGATCAGTTGGAACGAAGtattcaatccaaatccaaagaacaaatccaacgagaagactATTTAGAGAAAAAAGTCAAGGATGTCAAATAAAGAACAATATACAAATTGatgcaaacagatactttgggtatatgcagaagatgacatcaaaggatcagactgtaaCACTGTcatattcatgcaagtctgatgatacgctgcaggctgcagaagattgcctgaaaaAAGTTACCATTCTAgtataagtcaaaggagcaacctcctaggtacaggcaactgtccaaccgacagttgctataatcaagcaaagacaaatcaagccggtctgctccatgccttggaagcctaaaccgcatttaatgctatgttgatcctctactcaaccaatcagataCAAGGATTATCCttaaggtatccgttgaagaaatatgaccgttggcacatttcacctataaaaggagaagctgaagaagcTAAACACACAAGTAATTTAGAGAGAACAAGAACATAACAAGATTTTGAGATTGTCTAAGTGATAAAAATCCCTTATCTCTTTAAAAGATTCAAAGCTTAAGTGTGTATTtgtgaagtgtattacaatttctgtgagaattgtaagagtgattatcgagcaacaaataagactcgattgtgtattgtgtgtgtatttcttagtgaatatccttctcgttgtttgtgaaaaggggtgatgtaggagttttatctccgaacatccataaaaacctgtctcaTACTTTATTTCCTACCGGTTCTATatcctaaccgactcataccATTCTAACCGCCCTACTAATcttcaaaccgatattctcTAGATCCCATctttattcatcctgtgtgtgtgttgcttcaatctgaaacaaaccacttctgcatttgaacttagttcaagggtttgtaaTAGCTTGTGCAGTATTGAAACCAaatgttaattcttaaccaGATTAGCGCCAACCattgagtgttgtcagaaatTATcttttagccggaccccggtccactatcggcgatctagatcctaacaattggtatcggAGCAgtcagtttcaatactcaagcaacacggagcaagcaagcatgactttcggCGAGAAACCTCCAATTCTAGAAGGAGATGATTTTGCTAACTGGAAAATATACATGCATCTGCACCTagtcactatggatgatgagatgacattCATTTTGTCTGatggaccgataaagattgagaaagacagaaaggaatggacagctgatgaTAAAAGGAGAAACAATATGGATAATCACTGTAGAAGCCACATCTTCAAATCTCTGGACATAAATACTTTCAGTAAGGTCAGAGAATGCAAAATTGCAACGGAAGAATGGGAAACGGTGATTTAGTtccatgaaggaaatgaaagaaccaaggaaaacaagattatggtggctacccagaagtttgaaaacatcaaaatgAGGCCAGGTGAAACCATGAAGGAATTCAGTGATCGTTTCACAAATGTAGTGAATGAGCTGTCTGTTCTCGGAAataagtatgataacaaggaaacaatcatcaaattTTGAGATCCAATCctagtgcatgggatataaagacgatggtgatgagagaatcaaactgcctagaTAAGATGAAGTTACACGATGTATTTGAGGATttgaaggcatatgagttcgaaatgagatccagGATCGAAAATGAAGTATCAACGTCAACCGTTACTAAGGCCCTAGTCACATCCATAGAAACAGCGACTGCCGTACAAATAAAATCCGCAGAACAATCTCTGAGGATGCAATGGAAATGCTCGCAAAGAAGTTTGgtagattcatgaagaaaagccaactgacaaacaactacaactataactacggtgataaatcaaatgttaggtgttataactgtgatggtttggGACATTACAAGTGgaaatgcagaaaaccaagacgggatgaccggaaaccgaaTGATCAGAACCAACGAAACAACTACCcgcaaaccggtgaaggaaaagAAATTCAGAAAAcaatgatagccgatgatggaggaagtctatgggctcacagtgacagcgatgatgatgaaatctcttgcctcattaaaaaagaagaacatgtatttgattttttgttgggtcaaattattttgactaagtgttgaaataatttaaccactgtgattttgatgatgaaatgacttatgagttttgatgcagatatattgaaacaatatttcataagactttgctctaatgagggtcattagaccgattttggcattcgATGCATAGAATtggacatacagtctaacttatcagagttagatgtgtagtctaatgaatgcatagaattagacgtacagtctaatgaatacacaaaatttgacgtaagtctaatatattcagaattaaacgtacagtctaactcaccggagtaagacgtgtagtctaatatatttacaattagacGAATAGTTTAATttgttcggaattagacgtgtggtctaattagtgaaagttagacgtgcgtctaactccttcagacaagtctgaggtagaaccggaattagacgtgtagtctaactcagtggagttagacataccgtct
Proteins encoded:
- the LOC124913100 gene encoding kirola-like; translated protein: MAHLGLSKLVKQVEIKSDGDVFHELFRFKPHHISKMSPTNVQNVDLHEGDWGTIGSVIIWNYTHDGKEKVAKERIEAIDEVKKSVTFNVIEGDLLELYKIFIFTVHVDTHGENNLVTWTVEYEKLNEDVEDPTLMLDICIAVTKDIETHHLNN